A genomic window from Vigna radiata var. radiata cultivar VC1973A chromosome 2, Vradiata_ver6, whole genome shotgun sequence includes:
- the LOC106756246 gene encoding external alternative NAD(P)H-ubiquinone oxidoreductase B1, mitochondrial isoform X3, which yields MTVSSFFNRASRVLSSSNFLLLCTLSGGGVVAYSESQTGAERPSLQANEPSKKKVVVLGTGWAATSFLKDLDASLYDVQVVSPRNYFAFTPLLPSVTCGTVEARSIVEPVRNIIKKRKGEINFWEAECIKIDSSNKKVFCRSNIDNLVGSGEFSLDYDFLVVAVGAQVNTFNTPGVKENCHFLKDVEDAQRIRLSVIDCFEKAVLPSITDQEQRSILHFVVVGGGPTGVEFAAELHDYVLEDLIKLYPTVKDKVKITVIQSGDHILNMFDERISSFAEQKFTRDGIEVQTGCRVIGVDDKVITMKEKSTGEVCSVPHGLVVWSTGISTLPVIRDFMKEIGQAERHVLATNEWLRVKGCEEVYALGDCSSITQRKIMDDITAVFEAADKDKSGTLTIEEFQEVMDDIVLRYPQVEHYLKQKHLRDFSTLWKDLQGNESKEIGIEAFKLALCHADSQVKSLPATAQVAAQQGAYLARCFNHMDHAEEHPEGPRRFSGSGRHKFLPFRYFLVDNWNAFERVNYLSARDIEIL from the exons TGGTGGTGGTGTGGTTGCATACTCGGAATCACAAACAGGAGCTGAACGTCCTAGTCTTCAAGCTAATGAGCCCTCCAAAAAGAAAGTAGTGGTTCTTGGAACAGGATGGGCTGCTACCAGTTTCCTTAAGGATCTGGATGCATCATTATATGATGTTCAGGTTGTTTCGCCTCGTAATTACTTTGCATTTACTCCCTTATTACCTAGTGTCACTTGTGGGACAGTTGAAGCACGGAGCATTGTAGAGCCAGTCCGAAACATCATTAAAAAG agaaaaggagaaataaACTTCTGGGAAGCAGAATGTATCAAGATTGATTCTTCAAACAAAAAGGTTTTCTGTCGGTCCAATATTGACAACTTGGTGGGAAGTGGCGAATTTTCCTTGGACTATGATTTCTTGGTTGTAGCAGTGGGAGCACAAGTAAATACATTTAACACTCCTGGTGTCAAGGAGAACTGTCATTTTCtgaag GATGTTGAGGATGCTCAGAGGATTAGACTGTCTGTGATTGATTGCTTTGAGAAGGCTGTTCTTCCTAGTATAACTGACCAAGAGCAAAGGTCAATTCTTCATTTTGTTGTAGTGGGAGGAGGTCCAACTGGTGTGGAATTTGCTGCAGAATTGCATGATTATGTCCTAGAagatttaatcaaattatatccAACCGTCAAAGATAAAGTGAAAATAACAGTGATTCAATCAGGAGATCACATCTTGAACAT GTTTGATGAAAGAATAAGTTCATTTGCTGAGCAAAAATTTACAAGAGATGGGATAGAAGTTCAAACAGGATGCCGGGTCATCGGTGTTGACGACAAGGTTATTACAATGAAGGAAAAATCAACTGGAGAGGTTTGCTCAGTGCCCCATGGATTGGTTGTGTGGTCAACTGGCATTTCAACTCTTCCAGTTATAAGGGACTTTATGAAAGAAATTGGTCAG GCTGAAAGGCATGTACTAGCAACTAATGAATGGTTGCGTGTGAAGGGATGTGAAGAGGTGTATGCCCTTGGTGATTGTTCTAGCATAACTCAACGTAAAATCATG GATGATATCACAGCCGTATTTGAGGCTGCAGACAAAGATAAGTCAGGCACCTTAACTATTGAAGAATTCCAGGAGGTGATGGATGACATTGTCTTAAGATATCCGCAAGTTGAGCACTATCTAAAGCAAAAACATCTGCGTGATTTTAGCACACTATGGAAAGATTTGCAAGGGAATGAAAGCAAGGAAATAGGCATAGAAGCATTTAAGCTGGCCCTTTGTCATGCAGATTCACAGGTGAAGAGTCTGCCAGCAACTGCACAG GTTGCTGCCCAACAGGGTGCATATCTAGCTAGATGCTTCAACCACATGGATCATGCTGAAGAGCATCCTGAAGGTCCTCGACGATTTAGTGGATCTGGACGCCATAAGTTTCTACCCTTCCG ATATTTTCTGGTTGATAATTGGAATGCATTTGAGAGAGTGAATTATCTCAGTGCTAGAGATATTGAGATCCTTTGA